A region of Fusarium keratoplasticum isolate Fu6.1 chromosome 6, whole genome shotgun sequence DNA encodes the following proteins:
- a CDS encoding FAD-binding PCMH-type domain-containing protein, whose product MTRLHQSILSALSLLPSSQGSYIPEKSCKAYPGSHDWPSHQTWSRLNESLAGRLLAPPPPGAVCHPGWPTYDRDTCPQVQKNWSVYEFHADNPISVMWDHYTNWTCLPNETYPCSTSGYPAYVVNATKPEHVKLGIDFARKHDIRVAVKNTGHDYLGRSIAPGSLSIWTHHMNEIVYHQGKFKLDNTDITIPGDAVTIGAGAQMYDVYSATDKFNHTIVGGGAKSVGAGGYITGGGHSLLSARFGLAADQVLQMTLVTPGGKILTVNERNHPDLFWAMRGGGGSTFGVLTSLTLKTHKTPKITTSSLMLFTDAKSKFVYDVIAYGLSLFPSLGDAGLSGYTLISPGIENPVPIPGAPKEVAGILGQFIVQDVEDPEYTEKIWKPINETIQKRWSGAVQLLVGKEEYPSFLKWFDVHYDQDTAGNSSYLVSRLLSKEALDGDQDALKGALKSAMGPSGGMGAFLVAGKGVRDAKPRGGSDAVNPGWRKSYVHALSGKGFPAFNYTAKAQAVEELIETWEPMRKLSPDTGAYINEALKYEPNWQKTFWGGNYKKLLSIKKSVDPKDVLWCVPCVGNEGWEEHQDGRLCRV is encoded by the exons ATGACTCGACTACACCAATCTATCCTTTCTGCACTCTCTCTATTGCCCTCTTCGCAGGGCTCCTATATTCCTGAAAAGTCCTGCAAGGCATACCCAGGATCTCACGACTGGCCTTCTCACCAGACATGGTCCCGTCTCAATGAGTCCCTTGCCGGCAGGCTCCTtgcgcctcctcctcctggagctGTCTGTCATCCAGGCTGGCCAACTTATGACCGCGATACTTGTCCGCAGGTTCAGAAGAACTGGAGTGTCTATGAGTTCCACGCTGATAATCCCATCTCGGTCATGTGGGATCACTATACCAACTGGACATGCCTTCCAAACGAGACATATCCGTGTAGCACCAGTGGCTATCCTGCATATGTTGTCAATGCAACCAAGCCAGAGCATGTGAAGCTGGGCATTGACTTTG CCAGAAAGCACGATATTAGGGTCGCCGTCAAAAATACCGGCCACGACTACCTCGGCCGCTCCATCGCCCCAGGCTCCCTCTCAATCTGGACCCATCACATGAACGAAATCGTCTACCATCAAGGGAagttcaagctcgacaacaCAGACATCACCATCCCTGGAGATGCCGTCACTATCGGTGCTGGAGCCCAAATGTACGACGTCTACTCGGCCACGGACAAGTTCAACCACACCATCGTCGGCGGAGGAGCCAAATCTGTAGGTGCTGGTGGTTACATCACTGGCGGTGGACACTCTTTGTTATCTGCTAGGTTTGGTCTTGCGGCGGATCAGGTCCTGCAGATGACCTTGGTCACTCCTGGTGGCAAGATTCTGACTGTCAATGAGCGAAATCATCCTGATCTCTTCTGGGCCATGCGAGGA GGCGGCGGCTCAACCTTTGGCGTACTCACTTCCCTCACTCTCAAGACGCACAAAACGCCCAAGATCACGACTTCATCGCTGATGCTTTTCACCGatgccaagtccaagttcgTCTACGACGTCATCGCGTACGGCTTGTCTCTGTTCCCCTCCCTTGGAGACGCAGGCCTTTCAGGATACACCCTGATTTCCCCAGGTATCGAAAACCCGGTGCCCATTCCTGGTGCACCAAAGGAAGTGGCTGGTATCTTGGGCCAGTTTATCGTCCAAGACGTTGAAGATCCCGAGTATACGGAAAAGATCTGGAAGCCCATCAACGAGACCATCCAGAAGCGTTGGTCCGGTGCCGTTCAGCTGCTGGTCGGGAAGGAGGAGTATCCTTCATTCTTGAAGTGGTTTGACGTTCACTACGATCAGGATACAGCAGGAAACAGCTCTTATCTGGTTTCTAGGCTGTTGAGCAAGGAGGCTTTGGATGGAGACCAAGATGCTCTGAAGGGAGCTCTTAAGTCTGCTATGGGGCCATCGGGGGGAATGGGAGCCTTCCTGGTTGCTGGAAAGGGTGTGCGTGATGCTAAGCCAAGGGGAGGAAGCGACGCGGTGAATCCCGGCTGGAGAAAGTCTTACGTGCATGCCC TCTCTGGAAAAGGATTCCCGGCTTTCAATTACACGGCCAAGGCTCAAGCAGTTGAAGAACTCATCGAGACGTGGGAGCCCATGCGAAAGCTGTCTCCTGACACGGGAGCGTACATTAATGAG GCGCTCAAATATGAGCCAAATTGGCAAAAGACGTTCTGGGGGGGCAACTACAAGAAACTGCTATCCATCAAGAAGTCTGTGGACCCCAAGGACGTGCTCTGGTGTGTGCCCTGTGTGGGCAATGAAGGATGGGAGGAACACCAAGATGGTCGTCTCTGCAGAGTTTAA
- a CDS encoding NACHT domain-containing protein, with product MSNPSDYTVGWVCALTCEYVAAQEFLDEEHDPPDSLQPNDSNDYTLGRIGRHNVVIAVLPDGEYGTATAASVATSMLNSFPNVRIGLMVGIGGGAPSPTNDVRLGDIVVSAPREANGVTYGGVFEYDFGKTIQDQAFQETRFLNQPPTTLRAAVRGLQAQYARKGHQLGQAVSNVISKNPMLQDEYSRPNSSTDFLFRSDFTHGSRGCAEFCAKDPSSLVTRRLRTVYHDKPAIHYGIIASANQLMKNAITRDRLAKERNVLCFEMEAAGLMNDFPCLVIRGICDYSDSHKNKKWQGYAAMAAAAYAKDLLNRIVPSRIENEQRMSELFSTALHALENTGENVNVIKSRSDREIELEILNWLTAIDYGPQQSDIFRSHQPGTGQWVLDSDQYQTWIATKGKTLFCPGIPGAGKTIVASVVINHLMEKLREDPGSGLAYIYCDFRRRNEQTVEHFASSLLKQLAEKQPTLPDAVRQLHKRHKKSRTEPSLKELVESLRSVAQLFDHVFVVVDALDECQESNHCLPRFLSELFDLQKQLGVNVFATARPLGHIKSNFERAISIEIRAHSGDVRKYVSGRLGELPMIVQRNTKLQEDITDNISRVVDGMFLLAKLHFESLIGKMTGKAIRRALESLPTGSSAYDSAYEEAMNRIEDQNRDKRDMAKKTLLWITCAKERLTKSELQEALAVEIGEPKLDQDNLPNMDDVASVCAGLVTIDEESDVVRLVHYTTQDFFERTRDKWFEGAESHIAEVCLTYLLFEQFRGGMKGVLQSGQIPSLHPVTRKIGKLIIKQVEPFRLWTRWKDHHLPFYHYAAGNWASHVRNASMQTHDQVIAFLESGGPLQMSVMHTREIPGSISNMTGLYLAAYLELDQTVEALLRRGHNPNIASDSRWFIREKEIPLISASQRGNGKVVKVLLSGQANPNLSDHQGRTALWWAASKGYDDIVKLLIDKGANPDYQGFDGATALGAACARRDYKVAKVLLDGRANPNLQDGQKGTALWWAAFNGYDDIVKLLIDKGADPDHRDLLGRTALGVACEHGYTSVVKALLPGARIDLESLVSTTFTTPLLIAIRGGKVRLVEALLKRGDTASLGKDWSQSALSLAVSKGHTKVVQLLLRMGANAHRGSPPLVTVAARKGYTDIVEILLGAGVDPDDIKDWGYILFQRALNRR from the exons ATGTCCAATCCCAGCGACTACACGGTGGGCTGGGTATGCGCCCTTACATGCGAGTATGTCGCCGCCCAAGAGTTTCTCGACGAAGAGCATGACCCTCCGGACTCGCTGCAGCCTAACGACAGCAACGACTATACGCTTGGGCGGATTGGGCGACACAACGTCGTGATAGCTGTCCTCCCAGACGGCGAATACGGAACAGCTACGGCGGCCAGTGTGGCTACGAGCATGCTCAATAGTTTCCCCAATGTCAGGATTGGGTTGATGGTCGGCATCGGTGGCGGCGCTCCCAGTCCCACGAACGATGTCCGTCTTGGTGATATCGTTGTCAGCGCACCCCGCGAGGCCAATGGTGTCACGTATGGCGGCGTATTTGAATACGACTTTGGTAAGACCATACAAGACCAGGCCTTCCAGGAAACACGATTCTTAAACCAGCCTCCCACGACCCTTCGAGCAGCTGTCCGGGGCCTTCAAGCCCAGTACGCGAGGAAGGGTCACCAGCTCGGACAAGCCGTTAGCAACGTCATCAGTAAGAACCCCATGCTACAAGACGAATACTCGCGGCCAAATTCAAGCACGGATTTTCTGTTCCGATCCGACTTTACGCACGGCTCGAGAGGTTGTGCAGAGTTTTGTGCCAAAGATCCATCCAGCCTGGTCACACGACGCCTAAGGACTGTCTATCACGATAAACCGGCCATTCATTACGGCATCATCGCGTCAGCCAACCAGCTAATGAAGAATGCTATCACTCGGGACAGGCTGGCAAAGGAGAGGAATGTCTTGTGTTTTGAGATGGAGGCTGCAGGCCTGATGAACGACTTTCCTTGCCTCGTCATCCGGGGCATTTGCGACTACTCGGATTCGCATAAGAACAAAAAATGGCAAGGTTAtgctgccatggctgcgGCTGCATACGCCAAGGATCTTCTCAATCGCATCGTTCCCAGCAGAATCGAGAATGAACAGAGAATGAGCGAGCTGTTCTCAACTG CACTTCATGCACTTGAAAACACAGGAGAAAATGTTAATGTAATAAAGTCACGCTCAGACAGGGAAATTGAGCTCGAGATATTGAACTGGTTGACGGCTATCGACTACGGCCCACAACAGAGCGACATCTTCAGAAGCCACCAACCCGGAACTGGACAATGGGTGTTGGACTCTGATCAATATCAAACATGGATCGCCACCAAAGGCAAGACCTTATTTTGCCCAGGAATTCCTGGAGCGGGCAAGACGATCGTGGCATCCGTTGTCATCAACCATCTGATGGAGAAGTTGCGAGAAGACCCAGGCAGTGGGCTTGCGTATATATACTGCGATTTCAGGAGGAGGAACGAGCAAACAGTCGAGCATTTTGCTTCGAGTTTGTTGAAACAACTGGCAGAGAAACAACCTACGCTTCCAGATGCTGTGCGGCAGCTCCATAAACGTCACAAAAAGTCAAGAACGGAACCCTCACTGAAAGAGCTAGTTGAATCTCTTCGCTCCGTCGCGCAACTATTCGATCAtgtcttcgtcgtcgttgaCGCTCTCGACGAGTGCCAAGAATCCAACCACTGCCTACCAAGGTTTCTCTCGGAGCTCTTTGACCTTCAGAAGCAACTTGGAGTGAACGTTTTTGCAACAGCCAGACCTCTCGGGCACATCAAGTCGAATTTCGAAAGGGCCATCTCGATCGAAATCCGCGCCCATAGCGGGGACGTAAGAAAGTATGTCAGTGGCAGGCTGGGAGAATTGCCCATGATTGTTCAGAGGAATACAAAACTTCAAGAAGACATCACGGATAACATTTCTCGTGTCGTCGATGGGAT GTTTCTCCTCGCGAAATTGCACTTCGAGTCTTTGATAGGAAAGATGACGGGCAAAGCCATCCGAAGAGCTTTGGAATCTCTGCCAACTGGTTCCAGCGCTTATGACAGCGCATACGAGGAGGCTATGAATCGCATCGAGGATCAGAACAGAGACAAGAGAGACATGGCAAAAAAGACTCTGCTCTGGATCACCTGCGCCAAGGAACGTCTCACAAAATCAGagcttcaagaagctctaGCGGTAGAAATCGGCGAACCGAAGCTCGATCAAGACAACCTACCCAACATGGATGATGTGGCGTCGGTTTGCGCCGGACTCGTTACCATTGATGAGGAGAGCGACGTTGTGCGGCTAGTTCACTACACGACGCAGGACTTCTTCGAAAGAACGCGCGACAAATGGTTCGAAGGCGCGGAATCTCATATCGCTGAGGTTTGCCTCACCTATCTTCTATTCGAACAGTTCCGAGGGGGCATGAAGGGTGTTCTACAGTCTGGCCAGATCCCATCTCTCCATCCTGTCACAAGGAAAATAGGGAAGCTTATCATCAAGCAAGTGGAACCCTTTCGTCTCTGGACTAGGTGGAAGGATCATCACCTCCCTTTCTACCATTATGCTGCGGGAAACTGGGCCAGTCACGTGCGTAATGCTTCAATGCAAACGCACGATCAAGTGATTGCATTCTTGGAAAGCGGCGGCCCTTTGCAAATGTCGGTAATGCATACAAGGGAGATACCGGGCTCAATTTCAAATATGACGGGACTTTACCTTGCTGCGTACCTTGAACTGGACCAAACAGTCGAGGCCTTGCTGCGACGAGGCCATAACCCAAACATCGCGTCCGACAGTCGGTGGTTCATCCGTGAGAAGGAAATTCCATTGATTTCCGCAAGTCAACGCGGCAATGGAAAAGTtgtcaaggtcctcctctCGGGTCAAGCCAACCCAAACCTTTCAGATCACCAAGGAAGGACGGCCCTCTGGTGGGCCGCATCTAAGGGCTACGACGACATCGTGAAGCTACTAATAGATAAAGGCGCGAATCCGGACTACCAAGGCTTTGACGGGGCAACAGCTCTCGGAGCAGCTTGTGCACGTCGCGACTACAAAGTCGCCAAGGTCCTCCTTGATGGTCGAGCCAACCCAAaccttcaagatggccaaaAAGGAACAGCCCTCTGGTGGGCTGCGTTTAACGGCTACGATGACATCGTGAAGTTACTAATAGACAAGGGCGCGGATCCAGACCACCGAGACCTTCTCGGAAGAACAGCGCTTGGGGTAGCCTGTGAACATGGTTACACGTCTGTAGTGAAAGCGCTACTTCCTGGCGCCCGGATCGACCTTGAATCCTTAGTTTCGACCACATTTACCACGCCGCTACTCATCGCTATTAGGGGAGGCAAGGTTAGACTGGTTGAGGCTCTACTGAAAAGAGGCGACACTGCAAGCCTGGGGAAGGACTGGTCTCAGAGTGCACTGTCTCTTGCAGTGAGCAAGGGCCATACCAAAGTTGTCCAACTGCTGCTGCGTATGGGTGCTAACGCACACCGAGGTTCACCACCACTCGTCACGGTTGCAGCTAGGAAAGGATACACTGACATTGTCGAGATATTGCTGGGGGCGGGTGTTGATCCGGATGATATAAAGGACTGGGGGTATATTTTGTTCCAAAGGGCTCTCAACCGGCGCTGA
- a CDS encoding PfkB domain-containing protein, with product MAESGSVQPQSSSPTFVSLGMVVLDEIRFSSRETLYNVPGGSGLYATLGARIIRSQFTSTSIGCLILAGYDFPESVVETLNTWGLALQVMRLPDKPSTKGLLQYKDDNFGLKDFQYVAPPLQPWPSVLDTSTLNAQSFHFLAAPDNLVKHVRLLSSLRKDHGLQRQHLIVWEPAPLFCNKEHLESHLQACCFIDVFSPNHLELKALVHGKSETTSPFSRELIQEYAQVFLNAGIGREGRGVIVVRCGEHGCLTMTKDVSFWLPSFYASASPQIVDTTGAGNAFLGGFTVGLQATCDLREAAVLGTVAASFALEQIGLPKHVAASTLSAERWNGARVASRIAEFKERLQV from the exons atggccgagtctGGCAGTGTGCAGCCACAGAGCAGCAGCCCGACTTTTGTCTCTCTGGGAATGGTTGTATTAGACGAAATAAGATTCTCGTCACGAGAAACCCTCTATAATGTGCCCGGGGGATCTGGCCTCTACG CAACACTGGGAGCCCGAATTATTCGGTCTCAGTTTACCTCAACATCAATCGGGTGCCTAATTCTCGCAGGATATGACTTTCCGGAATCCGTGGTCGAGACGCTTAACACTTGGGGACTCGCTCTACAGGTGATGAGGCTGCCCGACAAGCCATCGACAAAGGGCTTGTTACAATACAAGGACGACAACTTTGGAC TAAAAGACTTCCAGTACGTTGCGCCACCTCTGCAACCGTGGCCATCAGTTCTCGACACCTCGACACTCAACGCCCAAAGTTTCCATTTCCTAGCAGCCCCTGATAACCTGGTGAAGCATGTTAGGTTGTTATCCTCCCTTCGAAAGGATCATGGATTGCAGAGGCAGCATCTTATTGTATGGGAGCCCGCTCCACTATTTTGCAACAAGGAACACCTCGAGTCACATCTTCAGGCGTGTTGCTTCATCGACGTCTTCTCGCCGAACCACCTCGAGCTGAAAGCCCTAGTGCATGGAAAATCCGAGACTACATCACCATTCTCTAGAGAACTCATACAAGAGTACGCCCAGGTCTTCTTAAATGCTGGCATTGGAagagaaggccgaggtgTCATTGTTGTGCGTTGCGGAGAGCATGGCTGCTTGACCATGACCAAAGATGTGTCATTCTGGCTTCCTTCTTTCTACGCTTCCGCCTCTCCCCAAATAGTGGATACGACTGGTGCCGGAAACGCTTTCCTGGGCGGGTTTACTGTTGGGCTTCAGGCAACGTGTGACCTCAGAGAGGCAGCTGTTCTTGGAACTGTTGCTGCTAGCTTTGCTCTGGAGCAGATAGGTCTCCCAAAACATGTTGCGGCATCAACCCTTTCTGCTGAGAGGTGGAACGGGGCAAGGGTGGCCTCGCGCAtcgccgagttcaaggagagGCTACAAGTTTGA